From Sporosarcina sp. Marseille-Q4943, the proteins below share one genomic window:
- a CDS encoding MoxR family ATPase yields MSFSPEQFEEMSSKLAEVREEIGKFIVGQQEAVEFSLYSILADGHALLEGLPGLGKTMLIRTISEVLDLSFSRIQFTPDLMPADITGTSILERNPEGVQRFVFKEGPIFSQMVLADEINRATPKTQSALLEAMGEKTVTVLGETRKMSRPFFVLATQNPIEMEGTYPLPEAQMDRFLCKILLPYPRKEELKEIMLRTTGPNNVAIRKVMDSETIILAQEMAKTVVIADEMMDYAVDLVSATHNRTGAEDDWNQYVQYGSGPRGLQSIIRLAKARALMAGRFHVSIADIKTVAKPTLRHRILINYEGEAEGIDVDKLIDRLLEDIRQGAQV; encoded by the coding sequence ATGTCGTTTTCACCTGAACAATTTGAAGAAATGAGCAGTAAGCTAGCAGAAGTACGGGAAGAAATCGGGAAATTCATTGTAGGCCAACAGGAAGCTGTTGAATTTTCATTATATTCCATTTTAGCTGATGGGCATGCCTTATTGGAAGGACTGCCCGGCTTAGGAAAGACGATGCTCATTCGAACGATATCTGAAGTACTGGACTTGTCTTTTTCCCGTATTCAATTTACGCCCGATCTCATGCCTGCAGATATTACAGGAACGAGCATTTTGGAGCGGAATCCGGAAGGGGTTCAGCGGTTTGTGTTCAAAGAGGGACCGATATTTAGCCAAATGGTTTTGGCAGATGAGATTAACCGTGCTACACCGAAGACACAAAGTGCTTTACTTGAAGCAATGGGTGAGAAAACCGTTACTGTACTTGGCGAAACCCGGAAGATGTCCAGGCCATTTTTCGTTCTGGCCACTCAAAATCCGATTGAGATGGAAGGAACTTATCCACTGCCAGAAGCGCAAATGGACCGTTTCTTATGTAAAATTTTGCTTCCTTATCCGCGTAAGGAAGAATTAAAGGAAATTATGCTGCGGACGACCGGACCGAATAACGTAGCCATTCGAAAAGTGATGGATAGCGAAACAATTATACTAGCCCAAGAAATGGCGAAAACTGTTGTCATCGCGGATGAAATGATGGATTATGCAGTTGATTTAGTATCGGCGACGCATAACAGGACGGGCGCGGAAGATGATTGGAATCAATATGTCCAGTATGGAAGCGGTCCCCGTGGATTACAATCCATTATCCGGTTGGCAAAGGCGAGGGCGCTCATGGCTGGACGTTTCCATGTATCCATTGCTGATATTAAAACTGTTGCCAAACCGACATTAAGACACCGTATCCTTATTAATTATGAGGGGGAAGCGGAAGGAATTGATGTCGATAAACTAATCGATCGATTGCTGGAGGACATTCGCCAAGGAGCGCAAGTCTAA
- a CDS encoding MFS transporter produces the protein MFNMFIAMAGIGLIIPIMPEFLGTFGVAGKVLGFLIAIFSFAQFIFSPFSADLSDRHGRKKIIIVGLFIFGSSQLAFSLSTEIWMLFVARFFSGMGAAFIVPPMMAFVADITTLEGRGRGMGLLGASMSLGFMIGPGIGGFLSKISLLFPFYFATGAAVFAAILSIFILPNPTPSISSGEILKKPENLFKQLKRSTKTPYFVMLIVMFVFSFGLANFQSTISLYVDHKYAYTPSQIAVLITVGGFVGVIVQTFVINPLFKKFGEMRVILFNLVVAAVSMLAILFVDIFWTILLVATIFSTATSLLRPAVNTLVSKLAGEEQGYAAGMMNAYMSLGNMVGPALAGSIFDINITFPYFLGTAILLICFVIAGTWSRKHTLLLDSTRT, from the coding sequence ATGTTCAATATGTTCATCGCTATGGCGGGCATTGGTCTAATTATCCCAATCATGCCAGAATTTTTAGGGACGTTCGGTGTCGCCGGCAAAGTACTCGGATTCCTAATCGCAATCTTCTCATTCGCACAATTCATCTTCTCGCCATTTTCCGCCGATTTATCCGACCGGCACGGAAGAAAGAAAATCATCATTGTCGGTTTATTCATTTTCGGATCTTCACAGCTTGCGTTCAGTTTATCGACAGAGATTTGGATGCTCTTCGTTGCCCGATTCTTTTCAGGTATGGGAGCGGCGTTCATCGTTCCTCCTATGATGGCGTTCGTCGCAGACATTACAACATTGGAAGGCAGAGGCAGAGGGATGGGGCTGTTAGGGGCATCTATGTCACTTGGTTTCATGATCGGTCCTGGAATTGGCGGGTTCCTATCTAAAATCAGTCTCCTCTTTCCATTTTATTTTGCCACGGGGGCTGCCGTATTTGCGGCAATTCTTTCTATTTTTATTTTGCCTAATCCAACACCGTCCATTTCGTCAGGTGAGATCCTGAAAAAGCCAGAAAACCTATTTAAGCAATTGAAACGGTCAACGAAAACCCCTTATTTTGTCATGTTGATCGTCATGTTCGTCTTTTCATTTGGACTGGCGAACTTCCAATCGACGATCTCTTTGTATGTTGACCATAAGTATGCATATACCCCTTCTCAAATTGCGGTGTTGATAACGGTCGGCGGCTTTGTCGGCGTTATTGTACAGACATTCGTCATCAACCCGTTGTTTAAAAAGTTCGGAGAAATGCGTGTCATCCTTTTCAATTTGGTCGTTGCAGCCGTTTCAATGTTAGCCATTCTGTTCGTAGATATTTTTTGGACAATTCTTCTCGTCGCGACAATTTTCTCAACGGCGACTTCCCTGTTGCGTCCAGCGGTCAATACGCTCGTCTCGAAGCTTGCGGGCGAGGAACAAGGATATGCGGCCGGGATGATGAATGCTTATATGAGTTTAGGAAATATGGTCGGCCCAGCGCTCGCCGGATCCATTTTCGATATTAATATTACATTCCCGTATTTCTTAGGCACTGCCATTCTCCTCATCTGTTTTGTAATTGCAGGGACCTGGTCCAGAAAACACACACTCCTTCTCGATTCGACAAGGACATGA
- a CDS encoding PotD/PotF family extracellular solute-binding protein, whose product MKSIIQSAILILIVSGILLFINAELNKGSKSGKGMITVYNWGEYIDPDLIKQFEEETGIKVIYETFDTNEGMMSKIEQGGTSYDISVPSEYMIEMMKEKDLLLPIDYSKIPNIKHIDPYFLDLAFDPNNNYSVPYFWGTVGIAFNPTLLEGQTFENWDDLWDPSLKQRVILVDSARETIGMGLNSLGYSLNSTDLDELREATDKLKALSPNVKAVIGDEVTQLMVNNEAAVALTWSGQAADMMYENEDIDYVVPEEGSNLWFDNLVIPKTAKNIDGAHAFINFMLDPEVAAQNADYVGYSTPNLSALDLMDPEVVEDERFYPDEETRSHLEVYKNLGLELLGVYNELFLEFKMDMKK is encoded by the coding sequence ATGAAATCCATTATTCAATCAGCAATCCTGATCCTCATCGTTTCTGGTATTTTGCTCTTCATTAACGCAGAGTTGAATAAAGGGAGCAAGTCCGGTAAAGGGATGATCACAGTCTACAACTGGGGAGAATATATAGACCCCGATCTAATCAAGCAGTTTGAAGAAGAAACAGGCATCAAAGTCATCTATGAAACATTTGATACGAACGAAGGAATGATGAGTAAAATCGAACAAGGCGGCACATCGTATGATATATCCGTCCCTTCGGAATACATGATTGAAATGATGAAAGAAAAGGATCTCCTGTTGCCGATCGACTATAGTAAAATCCCGAACATAAAGCATATCGATCCTTACTTCTTGGATTTGGCATTTGATCCTAACAACAATTATTCTGTCCCCTATTTCTGGGGTACAGTAGGGATTGCATTCAATCCAACGTTGCTTGAAGGACAAACATTCGAAAACTGGGACGATCTTTGGGATCCTTCGTTGAAGCAACGTGTCATCCTTGTCGATAGTGCACGGGAAACAATCGGCATGGGTCTGAACTCGTTAGGCTATTCTCTGAATTCGACCGACCTCGATGAACTTCGAGAAGCGACAGATAAACTGAAGGCATTAAGCCCGAATGTGAAAGCTGTCATCGGGGATGAAGTTACCCAGCTGATGGTCAATAATGAAGCAGCCGTAGCGCTCACATGGTCAGGGCAGGCAGCTGATATGATGTATGAGAATGAAGATATCGATTATGTCGTTCCCGAGGAAGGGTCGAACTTATGGTTCGATAATCTCGTCATTCCAAAAACCGCGAAAAACATTGACGGGGCGCATGCATTCATTAATTTCATGCTCGATCCTGAAGTGGCGGCACAAAATGCCGATTATGTAGGTTATTCTACTCCCAATTTATCAGCGCTTGACTTGATGGACCCCGAAGTTGTCGAGGATGAGCGGTTCTATCCGGACGAAGAGACGAGAAGCCACTTGGAAGTGTATAAAAATTTAGGACTCGAATTATTAGGCGTCTATAATGAACTTTTCCTGGAATTCAAAATGGATATGAAAAAGTGA
- a CDS encoding ABC transporter permease: MERIGKLPKLYLAIVFIILYAPIFYLIFYSFNSGGGMSNFEDFTWEHYAAVFEDKRLIIIVLNTIIIALLSALLATTIGVMGALAIYFMRNKKMRNAVLSLNNILIVSPDVIIGASFLILFTMIGVKLGFASVLISHIAFSIPIVVIMVLPKLAEMNTSLIDAALDLGASRRDVMTRVVLPFIKPGIFAGFFLALTYSLDDFAVTFFVTGNGFSTLSVEIYSMARTGISLTINALSGLIFIVTVALVLGYYAISRKSKTPLAGVKK; this comes from the coding sequence ATGGAAAGAATAGGTAAACTCCCTAAGCTGTATTTAGCGATCGTATTCATTATCTTGTACGCCCCTATTTTCTATTTGATCTTTTACTCGTTCAATTCGGGCGGTGGAATGTCCAATTTTGAAGATTTCACTTGGGAGCATTACGCGGCAGTTTTTGAAGACAAGCGATTGATCATCATCGTTCTCAATACAATTATCATCGCTCTGCTTTCCGCTCTATTAGCAACGACAATCGGGGTCATGGGAGCTTTGGCCATCTATTTCATGCGCAATAAAAAAATGAGGAATGCAGTCCTTTCTTTAAATAATATTTTGATTGTAAGCCCTGATGTAATTATCGGGGCATCATTCCTCATCTTGTTTACGATGATCGGTGTGAAGCTGGGGTTTGCCTCCGTACTCATTTCCCATATTGCATTCAGCATACCGATCGTCGTCATAATGGTATTGCCGAAGCTTGCGGAGATGAATACTTCATTGATAGATGCCGCACTGGACCTCGGAGCGTCACGAAGAGATGTGATGACGAGGGTCGTCTTGCCTTTTATTAAACCGGGGATATTCGCTGGATTCTTCCTCGCGTTGACATATTCGCTCGATGACTTTGCCGTAACCTTCTTCGTGACAGGAAACGGTTTCTCGACATTATCTGTTGAAATTTATTCGATGGCAAGAACGGGCATCAGTTTGACAATCAATGCCCTATCAGGATTGATTTTCATCGTCACGGTCGCTTTAGTCCTCGGTTACTATGCGATTAGCCGAAAATCGAAGACTCCTCTAGCGGGGGTGAAAAAATGA
- a CDS encoding VWA domain-containing protein translates to MDIRIEEPLWLLVLIPITLYMAYAWKTSNMRFVQKGTILYALRSLVILCIVFALTVPYVLLPDNEEQIIFVVDRSVSVEEAGREAEEWIAESLKARKENQSVGIYSFAGTFRTDSRLTDTEIEMPKLDQIESNGATNIANAIDLSAAVAKANIATRIVLLSDGLETEGSIEELLPKYENGLVQIDTVVLRRTNEADASISLFETPRTAFEGERQLLRVEVESSTQTTGQLLVYLNDEEIIREPIALDEGANQFAFHHEARGTGLLKYEAKLIVPDDGLLENNRMLSVTMLEQSPRVLIVQTERSPSVIPSLLDRNAMEVDVVDAERLPETLSGYLGYGAIIFDNVPGHLVGEHKMTVIEQAVKSFGTGFMMVGGDESYGLGGYFKSPIERLLPVEMEVKGKEQLPSLGLVIAMDRSGSMSGSKIVIAREAAARAVELLRNEDTFGFTAFDHEIWEVIPVGPLQDKQDAMDQILSIPAGGGTDIFPSVAKAYEDLGDLKLQRKHIILLTDGQSSMPPDYEDIIAESKNTNVTLSTVAIGTDADSALLEELADLGGGRFYNAVDESTIPAILTRETSMLTRTYIEDDPFYVSLSNVPEWTSIFREGVPQMNAYIATTPKGTATIVAQSPKEDPVIAEWMYGLGRTVAFTSDSTGKWSGDLARWEGYADFWNTAVARLLPSFEDVPYLITHDRGGTYTITDSSRKSAFLEIAIVDEQGNEVPYQSEPLAPGKVRVTLEADPGLVFFGVADDSGGLFEAGVSVPYSMEYKPSEPNVAMLEKIAERTGGEHLEGPAQVFRPHPYKSGDRKPIADWLILMAMILFFIDITLRRFGMFSSLLDRKMKVDEQPAPAGKTEDHVAELLKAKRKR, encoded by the coding sequence GTGGATATCCGAATTGAGGAGCCGTTATGGCTTTTGGTGCTCATACCGATAACTCTTTACATGGCGTATGCTTGGAAGACTTCTAACATGCGGTTCGTACAGAAGGGAACAATCCTCTATGCCTTAAGGAGCTTGGTGATCCTCTGTATCGTTTTCGCCCTCACCGTTCCCTATGTATTGTTGCCTGACAATGAGGAGCAAATCATTTTCGTCGTCGATCGATCCGTTTCCGTTGAAGAGGCGGGCCGTGAAGCGGAAGAATGGATCGCGGAGAGTTTGAAGGCTAGAAAAGAGAATCAATCCGTCGGCATTTATTCATTTGCCGGAACGTTCCGGACGGATAGTAGACTAACTGATACCGAAATTGAAATGCCGAAATTGGATCAAATCGAATCGAATGGTGCGACGAATATCGCAAATGCGATTGATTTATCCGCCGCTGTGGCAAAAGCGAATATAGCGACCAGAATCGTCTTATTGTCTGATGGGCTTGAGACGGAAGGGTCTATCGAAGAACTGTTGCCGAAATATGAAAATGGTCTTGTTCAAATTGACACGGTCGTACTGAGGCGAACGAATGAAGCGGATGCATCCATCTCATTATTCGAGACGCCTCGAACTGCTTTTGAAGGAGAGAGGCAGTTATTACGAGTAGAGGTCGAGTCATCCACCCAAACTACTGGCCAGTTGTTGGTCTACTTAAATGACGAGGAGATCATTCGTGAACCGATTGCTTTGGATGAAGGGGCAAATCAATTTGCATTTCATCATGAAGCTAGGGGAACAGGACTCCTGAAGTATGAGGCAAAGCTGATTGTGCCTGATGATGGACTCCTTGAAAATAACCGGATGCTTTCCGTAACGATGCTTGAGCAATCCCCAAGAGTGCTGATCGTTCAGACCGAGCGGAGCCCATCCGTCATCCCGTCTCTGCTCGACCGGAACGCGATGGAAGTCGACGTAGTGGATGCGGAAAGATTGCCGGAAACTTTATCGGGATATTTAGGATACGGGGCAATCATCTTTGACAATGTGCCGGGACATCTCGTCGGAGAGCATAAAATGACAGTCATCGAGCAGGCTGTTAAAAGCTTCGGGACTGGATTTATGATGGTCGGGGGCGATGAAAGTTATGGATTGGGAGGTTATTTCAAGTCACCGATCGAGCGTTTATTGCCCGTTGAAATGGAAGTGAAAGGGAAAGAGCAGCTTCCGTCCCTTGGACTTGTTATTGCAATGGACCGTTCTGGAAGTATGTCCGGGTCAAAAATCGTCATTGCGCGGGAAGCTGCCGCAAGAGCGGTTGAGTTGCTTCGTAATGAGGATACTTTCGGGTTCACGGCGTTTGACCATGAAATTTGGGAGGTCATTCCGGTCGGACCTTTACAGGATAAGCAAGACGCGATGGATCAGATCTTGTCAATTCCTGCTGGGGGAGGAACTGATATTTTCCCTTCTGTCGCCAAAGCCTATGAAGATTTAGGTGATTTGAAGCTTCAAAGGAAACATATTATCCTGTTGACGGATGGCCAATCTTCCATGCCTCCGGATTATGAAGATATTATAGCGGAAAGTAAAAACACGAATGTCACGTTATCAACCGTGGCCATCGGAACTGATGCGGATAGCGCGCTATTGGAGGAATTGGCGGATTTGGGTGGAGGCAGGTTTTACAATGCTGTTGACGAGTCGACGATTCCCGCTATATTGACAAGAGAAACATCGATGCTGACGAGAACATATATTGAAGATGATCCGTTCTATGTTTCATTAAGCAATGTTCCAGAGTGGACGTCCATCTTCCGAGAAGGCGTACCGCAGATGAATGCCTATATTGCAACGACTCCTAAAGGCACTGCGACAATCGTGGCACAAAGCCCTAAGGAAGATCCTGTCATTGCTGAATGGATGTATGGACTCGGTCGCACGGTCGCGTTCACATCCGATTCGACGGGGAAATGGTCGGGAGACCTGGCGAGATGGGAAGGCTATGCAGACTTCTGGAACACAGCGGTTGCACGTTTGCTACCGTCTTTTGAAGACGTTCCATATCTGATCACACATGATCGCGGCGGAACGTATACGATTACCGACAGTTCCAGGAAGTCGGCGTTTTTGGAAATTGCAATTGTAGATGAGCAAGGGAATGAGGTGCCATACCAGTCGGAACCATTGGCGCCAGGAAAAGTGAGGGTCACATTGGAAGCTGATCCAGGTCTTGTTTTCTTCGGTGTTGCCGATGATAGTGGTGGATTGTTCGAAGCGGGTGTATCAGTCCCTTATAGTATGGAATACAAGCCATCAGAACCAAATGTCGCAATGCTTGAGAAAATTGCCGAGCGGACAGGCGGCGAGCATCTTGAGGGTCCTGCGCAAGTCTTCCGCCCACATCCATATAAAAGCGGTGATCGGAAGCCGATTGCGGATTGGCTCATTCTAATGGCGATGATTTTGTTTTTCATCGATATTACGTTACGCCGCTTCGGCATGTTTTCAAGTTTGCTCGATCGAAAAATGAAGGTTGACGAACAACCGGCACCGGCAGGTAAAACAGAAGACCACGTCGCTGAATTATTGAAAGCGAAAAGGAAGCGATAG
- a CDS encoding BatA and WFA domain-containing protein has protein sequence MGFDQIGNLWTAIFPLAVLLYYFFRKKYVTTTISSTLFWERSMRETKVSPYLKNLQRNALFYLQMAALLLLLFILLRPYLPKDTVADSHTVFIVDTSASMAAKVGELSIIEESKVKMRSIVEEFAGESVSIITTGKEPALLLREETDERLIADAIDRLELNYEHEHLERSLDFVRSIASQAGADVHIFTDYLDRSIFMESEQGITWRIHNNESPLDNIAIGKFGAIHTAGGTEAIVKLSNQTTTEQTGKVIVNNGLTGDKLAEQEFSVEEEADTLLSFKELPELPAFHVRMEVEDDYATDNDAFIVIGNESSEVIVDSQLHELVKKAFDAIGLTVSSGSVNEMTSARDHAMIVTNETSFLEEGTEPILLIGRNDSKTEPVSGVVESSNDALFSIASIDNVYVSALYPPFEGFSTLATIEGKPFIQRSPRGDIVILTDIGLTDWPLHPSFPLFFWSSMEMLRSGSDIAGTFTPNERKALLTGSGPEGIEIFTIDDKYVATYQAGENFVAPAKPGIYKLIDNGTESYLSVQLDPDEKLVASGSSYKLGSGSAEDTEKEEGKQMIGWLFLLPVLLLLLIEWEVQRRRGYPN, from the coding sequence GTGGGGTTTGATCAAATCGGTAATTTATGGACGGCGATTTTCCCGTTGGCCGTCCTTCTCTATTATTTTTTCCGAAAGAAGTACGTGACGACAACAATCTCTTCCACTCTGTTCTGGGAAAGATCGATGAGGGAAACAAAGGTTTCGCCTTACTTGAAAAATTTACAACGGAATGCCTTATTTTATTTACAGATGGCGGCATTGTTGCTATTGCTTTTCATCTTGCTTCGACCTTATTTGCCGAAGGACACTGTTGCTGACAGTCATACTGTATTCATCGTGGATACTTCTGCAAGCATGGCAGCTAAAGTTGGTGAACTTTCTATAATTGAAGAGAGTAAAGTTAAGATGCGCTCAATTGTGGAAGAGTTTGCGGGTGAATCCGTTTCAATCATTACGACAGGGAAGGAGCCTGCACTGTTGCTTCGGGAAGAGACTGATGAGCGTCTTATTGCGGACGCAATTGACAGGCTTGAATTGAATTATGAACACGAGCATCTTGAACGTTCGCTCGATTTTGTCCGATCAATCGCCTCGCAAGCTGGAGCGGACGTCCATATTTTCACCGATTACCTTGATCGTTCAATATTCATGGAGAGTGAACAAGGAATCACCTGGAGGATCCATAACAATGAAAGTCCTTTAGACAATATCGCTATCGGGAAATTCGGTGCCATACATACAGCAGGTGGCACAGAGGCCATCGTTAAGCTTTCTAATCAAACAACTACTGAACAGACAGGCAAAGTGATTGTCAATAATGGGTTGACGGGCGATAAATTGGCTGAACAGGAATTTTCGGTTGAAGAAGAAGCGGACACTCTCCTTTCATTCAAGGAGTTACCGGAGCTGCCGGCTTTCCATGTGCGCATGGAAGTGGAAGATGATTATGCAACAGACAATGATGCATTTATCGTGATCGGTAATGAATCCTCAGAAGTGATTGTCGACAGCCAACTGCATGAATTGGTCAAGAAAGCGTTTGATGCAATTGGACTCACTGTCAGTTCAGGGTCAGTCAATGAAATGACCTCAGCAAGGGACCATGCAATGATTGTGACGAATGAGACTTCCTTTTTGGAGGAAGGGACAGAGCCGATATTATTGATTGGCAGAAATGATTCGAAGACCGAGCCGGTTTCAGGCGTGGTGGAATCATCGAACGATGCACTATTCTCAATCGCTTCAATCGATAATGTATATGTAAGTGCTCTCTATCCACCATTTGAAGGGTTTTCGACTTTGGCGACCATCGAAGGCAAACCGTTTATCCAGCGTTCACCGAGAGGAGATATCGTCATCTTGACGGATATCGGTTTAACGGATTGGCCGTTGCACCCGTCGTTTCCTTTATTCTTTTGGAGTTCGATGGAAATGTTGCGGTCCGGAAGCGATATTGCCGGAACGTTCACCCCGAATGAAAGGAAAGCTCTGTTGACGGGAAGCGGACCGGAAGGGATAGAGATTTTTACAATCGATGATAAATACGTTGCAACTTATCAGGCAGGTGAAAACTTTGTTGCCCCAGCAAAACCGGGAATTTATAAGCTGATCGACAACGGAACGGAAAGCTATTTATCTGTTCAGTTGGATCCTGATGAGAAATTGGTCGCCTCTGGATCCAGTTATAAACTAGGATCCGGCTCAGCTGAAGATACAGAAAAAGAAGAAGGCAAGCAAATGATCGGATGGCTATTCCTTTTACCCGTCCTCCTTCTTTTATTGATAGAGTGGGAGGTGCAGAGACGACGTGGATATCCGAATTGA
- a CDS encoding DUF58 domain-containing protein, with product MREDLFPDRLSKRLGSLSIISRARRLGHHKGTHRSNKTGTSLDFSDFREYHPGDDLRHIDWNVFARTDKPFIKQFLDEQEMRVHILLDSTKSMGTDGKWDFARQLAIGLGHIALKSGDTVSFSTWSSDKSYFFRKKGALHRASFSKYVSQMQEPDFAGEFADQLLKHVPKAMTVLFIITDGLEELEKWERLFRRLPGVCKDIRILTVHSPLEELPAYEGDVRLVDVESGSAVEVSMNQRIVKEYKEKKLKHEAELAALARKYGIQLLRTEVSEGAMDCFTKKMRHVGWLR from the coding sequence ATGAGAGAGGATCTCTTCCCCGATCGATTGTCCAAACGATTAGGATCGTTATCCATCATTTCAAGAGCAAGAAGGCTCGGACATCATAAAGGGACACATCGTTCCAATAAAACCGGGACTTCATTGGACTTTTCGGATTTCAGGGAATATCACCCGGGTGATGATTTGCGCCATATCGACTGGAATGTATTCGCCCGTACGGATAAACCATTCATTAAACAGTTTTTGGATGAACAAGAAATGCGGGTACATATACTTCTTGATTCCACAAAGTCGATGGGGACGGATGGAAAGTGGGATTTTGCACGTCAATTGGCTATCGGATTAGGACATATCGCATTAAAAAGTGGAGACACTGTTTCATTTTCAACTTGGTCTTCTGACAAAAGTTACTTCTTCCGGAAGAAAGGTGCATTGCATAGGGCTTCATTCTCAAAATATGTGTCACAAATGCAAGAACCGGATTTTGCAGGGGAATTTGCAGATCAGCTATTAAAGCATGTCCCTAAGGCGATGACTGTCTTATTCATTATTACTGATGGACTGGAAGAGTTGGAAAAGTGGGAGCGGTTGTTCAGAAGATTGCCGGGTGTTTGCAAGGATATTCGAATTTTGACTGTCCACTCGCCGTTGGAAGAGCTTCCTGCGTATGAAGGAGATGTCCGTCTCGTCGATGTGGAAAGTGGATCGGCCGTAGAAGTGTCGATGAACCAGAGAATTGTCAAAGAATATAAAGAGAAAAAGTTGAAACACGAAGCAGAACTGGCGGCATTGGCGAGAAAATATGGAATCCAGCTTTTACGCACGGAAGTTTCGGAAGGGGCCATGGATTGTTTTACGAAAAAAATGAGACATGTAGGATGGTTGCGTTGA